GCGAGGACGGAATCGATATCCTGGTTGACCTGGCTGGCCACACTGCCAATAACCGTCTTTCTGTCTTTGCACGTAAAGCTGCGCCTGTGCAGATGTCCTGGCTGGGTTATGGCTATACCACTGGCCTGACCGCGATTGATTACTTTCTCACCGACGAAACCAGCGCACCAGCAGGGAGTGAGCACTTGTTCGCTGAAAAACCTTGGCGCTTGCAGACACCCTGCTACGCGTACCGGCCTGCTCCCGGCATGGGGGAGGTCAGTACTTTGCCTGCCTTGAGCAATGGTCATATCAGAATAGGGACACTGACGAGGTCAATCCGTGTAAATCACAAAACCATACGGGTATGGGCAGAGATCCTTAAGCGGCTGGCCAATGCCGTGCTAGTGGTGGATAGTGCAAATTATCAGGATGCCAATTTGCGTCTGGCATTGATAGACAAATTTGCTGCGCATGGCATACAGGCTTCGCGCCTTGATATTGGCTTCCATTCCCCACCTTGGGACACGCTCAGGGCGTTGGATATAGGCCTGGACTGCTTCCCTCACAATTCTGGTACTACCTTGTTTGAAACCCTGTATATGGGCGTGCCCTATGTGACGTTGGCGGGAAGGCCCAGCCTTGGGCGTTTGGGCAGTTGCATACTCGAAGGTCTGGGACGGCCTGAGTGGATAGCACATACAGAAGAGGAGTATATAGACAAGGTCGTTGCGCTGGCAGGCAATCTGGAGCAATTGGCTAGTATAAGAGCTGGCTTGCGCGGAGAAATGCAGGGTAGCGCCCTCATGGACGAACCAGGCTTTACCCGCAAGGTCGAAGTCGCTTATCGCGCAATGTGGGGGCAATGGTGTGAAACGCCAGCTTCTTCCCTCTGATACGGCACTTTGCCTGCTTGCTGCTTAGGCAGGGCGGGCCATTAAAACTCAAAACCCCAGCGCAGCACCATCCGGATTGCGCGGGTCTGAATACCCGGCAAAGCCTTGTGGGACTATCTGTATGGTCTGGGTCTTACCTAGAGTGGCAGCGGGGCGCAATACCTGGCCTTTTTGCTCCAGCAGGCGCAGCGTGTCCATGCTGATGCCTTTTTCAAAGCGCAACTGGTCTGGCATCCATTGTTGGTGTATGCGCGGCGAGATGGTGGCTTCGGCCACGTTCATGTCATGGTCAATGACATTCAATATGGTTTGCAGTGTCGTCGTGATAATGCGGCTGCCACCTGGGCTGCCGGTGACCAGGAAGGGTTTGCCGTCCTTGAGTACTATCGTCGGCGACATCGAGCTTAAAGGCCGCTTCCATCCCTGTACAGCGTTGGCATCACCACCCAGCAAGCCAAAGGCATTTGGTACGCCTGCCTTGACCGAGAAATCATCCATCTCATTATTCAGGACGATGCCGGTTCCCGTGGCAACGATGCCGCTGCCAAAGTTCAGGTTCAGGGTGTAAGTGGTGGCGACGATGTTGCCGAATTTGTCGGCCACGCTGTAATGCGTGGTCTGGTCGCTTTCGTAGGGCAGGGGCTTGCCGGGTTTGATTTCGGCAGAAGGCGTGGCGCGGTCTGGCTGTATTTTCTTGACCAGTTCATCCGCATAAGCGCGTGAAGTCAGGCCCTTGAGCGGCACCTTGTAATAATCAGGGTCACCCAAAAATTCTGAGCGGTCAGCATAGGCCAGTTTCATGACTTCGCTGAGCTGATGCAGGGTCTGTGCACTGTTGGCACCTTGCTCTTTCAGGGGATAGTGTTCCAGCATGTTCAGCATTTGTATGATGTGTACACCGCCAGAACTGGGTGGCGGCATCGAAACCACCTCATAGCCACGATAATTACCACGCACGGGTATGCGCTCCACTGCCTTGTAATTCTTCAGGTCACTGGCCGAGATCAGGCCTTCATGCTGCTGCATTTCAGCGACGATTTTTTTTGCGACCACACCTTCATAAAATGCAGCCGGGCCTTGCTCGGCAATCAGACGCAGCGATTGTGCCAGGTCTTTTTGCAGCAAGCGCTCTCCAGCCAGCATGGGCTTGCCATCCTTGAAAAAGATCGCACGGCTGGCTGACCATTTGCCGAGCTGATTTTTGCTGGAGTCGATGAGTTCAGCCAGATGCGGGCTGATCTCAAAGCCCTGCTCAGCCAGGCGTATCGCCGGGGCGATGACATCCTTCCATTTCATGCTGCCATATTTGCGCAAGGCCAGGTCCATGCCTGCCACCGTGCCGGGTATGCCAACTGCCAGATGGCTATACAGGGATTTGCCGGAGATGACATTGCCCTTGGCATCCAGGTACATGTCACGGCTGGCTTTTTCTGGAGCCAGTTCACGAAAATCCAGCGCGACATCCTTGCCAGATTTGCTGTCATGAATAATCATGAAGCCGCCACCACCAATATTGCCTGCGTTTGGTAGCACCACAGCCAGCGCGAAACCGACTGCCACTGCAGCATCCACCGCATTGCCACCACGCTTGAGGATATCGAGGCCAACCTGGCTTGCCAGCGCCTGTTCAGTCGCCACCATGCCAGACTGTGCATACACCGGGCTGATGATAGGGTAGCTGGTATCGTATTTGATGCCTGCAGCCAGTTGCGCCTGGCTGGCGGGGCTGACTACGGCGAAACACAGGGGGACGAGCACGCTCAGATATAACTTGCGGGAGGAAGGCGAGGGCATGCGTATGACTCCAGAAATCATTGATAGCAGAAATAGTAATACCAATTCCCGTATTTCGCATAAACAAAGTTTCGCGCGAGCCCAAATAAAAAAAGCCGCCCGAAGGCGGCTTTCATCTAATCTGCATCAATGCAAATTATTTTGCTTCAGCTTCTGCAGAAGTTGCGCCAGCTGGCACAACAGCGATAGCAACAGTAGCGTCACCACCGTGTACAACAGCTGTCACGCCTTTTGGCAATGTCAGTTGAGATACGTGGATGGATTGACCGGCTTCCAGTTTGGACAGGTCAACTTCAACGAATTCTGGCAGATCTGCTGGCAAGCAGGAAACGTCCAGTTCAACAGCAACGTGGCTGATCACTGCAGAAGACAGTTTCACAGCTGGGGATACGTCAGCGTTGACGAAATGCAGAGGCACTTTAACGTGGATTTTTTGGTTAGGATCTACGCGTTGGAAATCAGCGTGCAAAACCAGTTGTTTGTAGGCGTGGACCTGGAAGTCGCGCAACAATACTTTTTCTGATTTGCCATCTACTTCCAGGTCCAGAATGGAAGAGTGGAATGCTTCTTTTTTCAATGCATGGTACAGCGCATTGTGATCCAGAGTGATGGATACTGGGGCTTCTGTACCACCGTAGATGATGCCAGGTGTTTGGCCAGCATTGCGCAGGCGGCGGCTCGCTCCGGTCCCCTGTTCTTTGCGTGCAAATGCGATTACTTTCATGGTGTTACTCCAAAAAATGCAAACCGTTTATGCGGTTTTGCGGTGTTGAACCCCCGCGACCAGGGGTCCAGAAAATAGCCCTGCCATCATGGAGATGGCAGGGCCGGAAAATAGTTTAGTCCGTGAACAGGGAAATGACCGACTCGCCCTTGGTGATGCGGCGGAAAGTCTCTGCCAGCAGGCTGTCGCAAGACAATTGACGTATCTTGGAGCAGGCACGGGCAGCTTCTGTCAGCGGGATAGTGTCTGTCACGACCAGTTCATCCAATGGCGATTGCGAAATACGTTGTATCGCAGGGCCGGACAAGACTGGGTGAGTACAGTAAGCCAATACTTTCTTGGCACCACGTTCCTTCAATACTTCAGCGGCTTTGGTCAGTGTACCGGCAGTATCGACCATGTCATCCATGATGACGCAGTTACGGCCTTCAACTTCACCAATGATGTTCATGACTTCAGAGACATTCGCTTTAGGACGGCGTTTGTCGATGATGGCCAGGTCACAACCCAGGCGTTTTGCCAAGGCACGGGCACGTACCACGCCGCCCACGTCAGGAGACACTACCAGCAGGTCTTCGTAATTCTTGGCGACCAGGTCACCCAGCAAAATTGGTGAGGCGTAAATATTATCAACAGGGATATCAAAGAAACCCTGGATTTGATCAGCATGCAAGTCCATGATCAGCACGCGATCTACACCGGCTTCTTCCAGCATGTTGGCAACCACCTTGGCAGAGATCGCCACGCGCGCAGAGCGGGGGCGACGATCCTGACGGGCATAACCAAAATAAGGGATGGCAGCAGTGATACGACCGGCAGAAGCACGTTTCAGTGCATCAACCATCAACATGATTTCCATCAGGTTGTCGTTGGTGGGTGCACAAGTGGATTGCAGAACGAATACATCTTTACCGCGCACGTTTTCGTTGATCTCGACCATGACTTCGCCGTCAGAGAATTTGGAAACATCTGCCTTGCCGAGGGGGATGCCGAGTTGTTTGGCAACACCGGCAGCCAGTGCAGGATTGGCGTTGCCAGTGAAAACCATCATGTTGTCATTTGCGCGCGCATTTGCCATGGCTGGGACCTATCGGCTGAGATTTTGTGGGTCTGGCTTATTTTGCATGGGTTTTATACAAAAATGGCCGCTGATAAAACTGAAAAAGCCGCCGCACAATCTATGCGGCGGCTTTAATTTAATGGCAGGGGAAGAAGGATTCGAACCTTCGCATGCCGGAATCAAAATCCGGTGCCTTAACCAGCTTGGCGACTCCCCTACACAACCGTTTGCCTGTTTCCAAGTTCGCCGCTATTTTAGCGTTAAACTGGCTTCAAGCCAAATATTTTTCGATCCCAATTTCTGCGCCATCGGGTGGCTACTCAGTGCTTTTGCTTTCCATGATGTCCAGCGATCTGGCACTTGCTTTAACACTGTGTCTGCTGCCGTCTCGTCGGCAAAGGCACAAAAAACACAAGCTCCTGATCCTGTCATCTTTGCATCGCCGTATTGTGAGAGCCATTGTATGGCTGCATCAACTTGCGGAAACAATGCGCAGGCAACTGTTTGCAGATCGTTTTTCCAATTATGTTTTGCATCACTGGAAAAGTCCGCTATTCTGACGGGATTTGTGCCCCTTGTCAACTCCTTTGCCGAAAAAATTGCAGGCGTGGGGACTTGTACGCCCGGTTCCAGCACCACAAACCAGACGTCCGGTGTGTGCAAAACCTGCAATTCTTCCCCGACTCCCTCTGCGAAGGCATTTGTCCCGAACAGAAAGAAGGGGACATCAGCACCCAGTTGCAGGGCCAGTTTCGTCAACTCATCGCGCTGTACGCCGGTTTGCCATAAATGATTGAGTGCCAGCAGGGTAGTGGCTGCGTCGGATGAGCCGCCACCCAGGCCTCCACCCATGGGCAGGTTCTTGCGTAGTGTCAGATTGGCACCCAATTTACTGCCGGTATGGCTCTGCAATAATCTTGCTGCACGCACGATCAGGTCACTGTCCGCAGGGACGCCCTCTATCTCATTAGTTCTGCATATCTGGCCATCGGCGCGCACTTCGACATCCAGGTAATCGCAACGGTCAATCAGCTGGAAGGCGGTTTGCAGCAAGTGATAACCATCTGCCCGGCGGCCTGTCACATGTAAAAACAGATTGAGCTTGGCGGGGGCCGGGCAATTGTCCAGTCGCATTATTTCCATTCATTCACCACAATGCGGATAGAAACATCGCCAGCCTGCTCGGTATATCTTTGCAAGTCTATGCGTTTCGGGAAGCTCGGTTGTTCATGCCAGCTGACATAGCGCAGTTTCCAGCCCTGGGTATTGACGGTCTGGTCTTCTGCTTTCACCGCGACCAATTGCTTGCCGTCGATGGCGACAAAGCCTTGCAGCCAGTCGCGCAAACCTGCGACTGGCAAAGACCAGCCCAGGGTATCTTGCAATAACTGATCAAGGTCGCTGGCAGTGCGCGGGGCCTTGCCGTTTAGCTCCAGTGTTGCCCCCTGCGCATTCTGCGTGATGCGCGCCATGATCTGGTCGAGTTGTGACAGCAGGGTGATGCGTATGCCTTGAGCATCCTGCTCCCATTCAAAGCCACCGGGCAGGCTTTGCGGCTTGTCCGCCTGCTGGTACTGGATGGATATCTTGCCGCTGATTTGTATCTGCTGCTGATATTGCCGGGTGCTGGCAGTTGCGGTACTGACTACAGTTGCCGCCGGTGCTTGCGTCTGGCTGTTCAGGCTGGCACAGCCAGTGCTGAATAAGGTGCAAAAAAGAGCTGAAGCGAGCAGGCTAAATCGGGTATTTGATGGCATGTTTGCTGTGTTGGTTGTGCGTATGTTCGGGTACAAATGACAAGGCGGACATTGTCTGTCCGCCGCTGTGCTGCCATATCAGAACTCAGATGTACTCAGATGTATAAACCATGAGTTCCCATAGTTTTCATATCAAGGTTTGACTTTCAATCTTTCCAGCGTGGATTTCAGGGTCTGGTTTTCCGGGTCTTTTTTCAGGGCATCGCGCCAGATTTTTTTTGCATCATCTTTCTGTCCCATGGTCCACAAGACTTCACCCAGATGCACTCCTATCTCGGCATCAGGGCGCATCTGATAGGCGCGGCGCAGGGCTTGTTCTGCTTCGTCATACTTGGCCAGCCTGAACTTGACCCAGCCCAGGCTATCGAGGATGAAAGGATCATCCGGTGCCAGCTGGTTGGCTTTTTCTATCAGAGTATTGGCTTCGTCCAGTTGCACATTGCGGTCAGCAAAAGAGTAACCCAGAGCATTGTAGGCATGCTGGCTGGTGGGTGCCAGTTCTATGACCTTACGCAATGAGGCTTCCATGCTGCTGATGTCTTTTTGTGACTCGGCCAGCATGGCAAAGTCATACAGCAAGTCAGGATTATTCGGCGTCTGCTTAATGCCTTGTTCCAGCACTGCCCTGGCCTGATCCGGCAGGTTTGCGTCACGCAATAGCTGCGCTTCGGTCTGTATCAGCTGGATTTGCTCGGTTTCATTACTGGTCTTGATTTGCTGTATGAAGGCGCGTGCTTCCAGCAGCCTGCCCTCCTTGGCCAGCAAGAAGCCACGGCGTATCTGTACATTGAACCAGGCAGGATTGCGGCCATCATAAGAATCCACCTGCGCCAGCCAGTCTTGCGCGGCTTTGTAATCCTTGCGCTCAGCCGCTATGCGCGAGAGATTGACCAGGGCTGTGGTCGGGTCGCGCTCTTCGCCGGTCTTACCTTCGAGTGACTGCAGATAACGCAGAAAATAAGCCTCGGCTTTTTGCGGCTGGTTACGCTCCATCGCCAGTACACCCAGGGTGTAGATGGCACTGATATCATCAGGTTTGTCGCGTGCGATGATTTCAAATTCGCGGTTGGCCTGATCCAGCTGTTTCAGGTCTATCAGTATGCTGGCATAGGCCAGGCGCACGTCGCGGGCACTGGGGTTTTTTACCAGGAAAGCCGATAAGGCCTTGGCAGCATCTTCTTGTGAAGATGCCTGGGCAACGGTGAGCACCGCCAGTTGAGAATCTGGCCTGGCTTTCAGTACTTGTTGTGCCTCACTGACGGCGAGCTTGTTGTCACCCTTGACATAGGCACCTTGTGCCAGTGCCATGTGGGCATCAGGACTGTCTTTATATGGTTGCAGCAGGGTGGTCAGTGTATTGTATGCACCATTCTTGTCCCGGGCACGCGACAACAGCCGCTGCACCTGCAACATCATCACGCCCAGTTGTTTGGGATCAGATGACTTCAGTTTTTCGGTATAGACAGACTGGATTTCAGCGAGATTATTATTCATCACCATGAAGCCCAGGTAATACTGGGTAGCTTCATTTGAGTTCGGTGCCAGTTCGCGCCACAGGCGCACAGCCTGCAGCGCTTCGCCTGATTGTTTGGCGGCCAGCGCGATTTCTGCCGCCCGTTTGGCTATACGCGGATCGCGGGTTTGTTCTGCCACCGAGTACAGGATGACATAGGCGCTTTGCCAACTGCCACGCTGGAAGGCGATCTCTGCGGTGACGATCTTGTAGAATAATTCCTCGGTCAGCTTGACTTCAGGCAAGGGGTCTTCATAGACCGGTGCACTGGCTACGCCGTTCAGGGTTTTTTCTGCAGACAGGGCTGCCTGTGCCGCATCGCTGACATGATGCGTGTCCTCAGCAGCTGTGCCTTGTTTGCCTACGCTGGCACATCCGCTGATCAGTGCTGCACTTAATAATAGTGCGGCAGGCCGCCACAGCGTGGTAGCCGACATGGATGATATTGCGGATACAATAGGGTTAAATATAAGAGTAGGCAGTGTTTTCAAAACGAATCCGGATTTGACGTTGATGACTGATTTTACGCTGAAGCAGCGCAACTGTGGGTTTCACTGCGTATATACACTGTGTCAGATTGTAATGGTAAAAGTTCCCTCCCATGCCAGAATTACCTGAAGTAGAAGTGACCCGCCGTGGCGTAGAGCCGCACCTGACTGGCAAGCAGGTCACCGACGTCATCATGCGCCGTGCTGGCTTGCGCTGGCCTTTTCCCACCAACTTGCCTGCCTTGCTGATGGGCAGGCGTATTCTGGCGACCGGGCGCAGGGGCAAGTACCTGTTATTGCATTTTGAGCATGGCACCCTGCTCATCCATTTGGGTATGTCTGGGCATTTGCGCGTGCTGGATAAAAATCTACCCCCGGCAAAGCATGATCATATTGATATTGTCGTAGGCGAGTTTGCCTTGCGCATGACAGACCCACGCCGTTTTGGCGCTGTGCTTTGGCATGATGCGGCCGATGGTGATCTGGAAGAGCATTTGCTGATACGCCAGTTGGGCGTAGAGCCGCTGGAAGCCGGATTTAATCCAGAATTATTATATAAATTAACAAGAAACCGTAGTGCCCCCATCAAGCAAGTCTTGCTGGCCGGGGATATTGTGGTCGGTGTTGGTAATATTTATGCATCAGAAAGCCTGTTCCGGGCGGGCATCAATCCTAAAACTCAGGCTGGACGCATCAGCCTTAAGCGCTATACTTTACTGGAAGCGGCCATACGGGCGACCTTGGCGGCAGCGATTGAGGCAGGTGGCAGCACTCTTAAAGATTTCATGGGCGTGGATGGGCAAAGCGGGTATTTTCAGCAATCTTACTTTGTGTATGACCGCACTGGCGAACCCTGCCGCGTTTGCGGCGAAGCCGTCAGACAGATAAAACAAGGACAACGCAGCAGCTTTTATTGTGCAAAATGTCAGAAATAAACCCACAAATCTGGCTGAAATGTAAGCAAAATTCGATTTACGCGTATTTTTTTAACGCTTCCATATATACTTGGAATATCAAAAAAGTTAACTGAGGGGAACATGAGCAATCTGGTTCAGAAATTCCAGGAGTACAGCGACTGGCGCAAAGGAGTGGTCAAAGCGCTGGAGCAGTACCGGTCATGGATACATGGATCGGATATGGCCGATGCCGCCAGTGATCAGCGTATTGCACGTCTGATGGAGCGTCTGGTTGACGACAAACTGTCCATCGCCTTTGTTGCTGAATTTTCACGCGGCAAGTCCGAACTGATCAATGCCATCTTCTTTGCAGACTATGGCCAGCGTATATTGCCGTCATCTGCCGGTCGCACCACCATGTGCCCTACCGAGCTTTTGTATGACGACACCATCCCGCCCTGCATACGCCTGCTGCCTATAGAAACCCGTGCCGAAGCGCAATCGACCAGTGAATACAAGGGCCAAAGCCATGTATGGACGGTCTTGCCGCTGAACATCAGCTCTGGCGACGGCATGCTGGAAGCCTTCAAGCAAGTCAGCCTGACCAAGAAGGTCAGCATAGACGTGGCCAAACAATATGGCCTGTTTGATGAAAACGACCCCGATGCACCGCTGGAAGTCGATGAAGATGGCCTGGTAGAGATTTCCCAATGGCGTCATGCCATTATCAACTTCCCTCATCCTTTGTTGAAGGAAGGCCTGATCATCGTCGATACGCCTGGCCTGAATGCGATTGGTACCGAGCCTGAACTGACACTGAACCTGATACCGAATGCGCATGCAGTCTTGTTCATCCTTGCCGCCGACACTGGTGTGACCAAGAGCGATATCGATGTCTGGCGCAATAATATCGGCAATGGCCCTGGCCGCATGGTCGTCCTGAACAAGATAGACAGCATGTGGGATGAGTTGCGTACGCCTGAAGAAGTCGAAGCGCAGATCGTCCGCCAGGTCAGCACGGTTGCGCATACGCTGGGGCTGGAAGAAAAGCAGATTTTCCCTATCTCTGCACAAAAAGGCCTGGTTGCCAAAATCAATAAAGATGCGCCTTTGCTGGCCAGGAGCCGCCTGCCTACGCTGGAATATGCTTTGTCCAAGGAATTGATACCGGCCAAGCAAAACATCATCCGCGCCCAGATGACTTCAGAAATCAATGAAATCATCCATGCGCAACAGGCCGTTATTTCTGCCCGCAGCCGCAGCATGGTTGAGCAGATGATGGAATTGAAGAGCCTGCGCGGCAAGAATATGAACGTCATCGAACACATGATGAAGCGTATCGATGCCGAGAAAAAAGAATTCGACGCCAGCCTCTTGCGCATGCAGGGCACGCGCTCGGTGTTTACCCGTTTATCGACTGAGGTATATACCAGCCTGGGCATGGACATCTTGCGCGAAGAAATCCGCAAATCACGGGAAGCCATGGAGAAGAGCAAGTTCTCGGTAGGCCTGCGTGATTCGGTCAAGCAGTTCTTTTCTCAGGTTAAACTGAACCTGCAGACATCGAATAAAAAGACCGATGAGATTTCGGAAATGATGACGGTCATGTACCGCAAGTTTTCGACTGAACATGGTCTGGCCTTGTCGTCACCCATGTCATTCTCTCTGGATAAATACATCAAGGAAGTCGAAGCGATTGAAGGCGTGTATCAAAAGCAGTTCAGCACAGCCACTTTGCTGACCACACCGCAAGTTGTGTTGATGCACAAGTTCTTTGATTCTGTCGCTGCCCGCGTCAAGCAAAGCTTTTTGCAAGCCAACCGCGATGTCGAAGCCTGGCAAAAAGTCGTCATGGCACCGCTGGAAGCACAGATACGTGAGCATAAAGGGCAGTTGAAAAACCGCATGCAATCGATACAGCGCATCCATGTGGCAACCGACAGCCTGGAAGACAAGATATCGTCGTTTGAAAGCTTGCAGGCCGATATCGATGCGCAGAAAAAAGCGCTGACCGATCTCGAAGATACCCTGCGGGCCGCATTGACTGCAGAACTGACGACGCTCAGGGTGGCTGCCTGAAATAATGAAGTCTACAGCATCACGCAGCAAGGCTGACCCCGCGGGTCAGCCTGCCTCATCCCCGCGATTTGCCCCATACGTCGATCCCAGTTTTTCTGCAGCGCTCATCACCTGGCAAAAACAGCATGGCCGCCACGGCTTGCCCTGGCAGCGAAGCCATGAGGCTTATCGCGTCTGGCTGTCTGAAATCATGCTGCAGCAAACGCAGGTCACGGCAGTTATACCGTATTACAAACGCTTCCTGGAAACTTTTCCTACCGTGTTTGACCTGGCCGCCGCACCGGCCGGACAAGTCATGGAACACTGGGCCGGCCTTGGTTATTATACCCGCGCCCGTAACCTGCATCAGTGCGCCAAACAGGTGGTGGATAAATACCTGGGCAAGTTCCCGGCTGACCCTGCCTTGTTGCAAGAATTGCCAGGCATAGGCCGCTCAACGGCCGCTGCGATCACGGCATTTTCTTATGGCACGGTGGCCGCAATTCTGGATGGCAACGTCAAGCGGGTATTTGCCCGTGTGTTTGGCATAGATGGTTATCCCGGCACTAAACCCGTTGAAGACAATATGTGGCTGCGCGCCCAGGCTTTATTGCCCGCGCAAGACATAGGCGCTTATACGCAGGGCCTGATGGACCTGGGGGCTACGGTATGTACGCGCAGCAGCCCTAAATGCACGCTATGCCCTTTCCAGACACGCTGCGTGGCTTATGCGCAAGGCAGGACCGCAGAGCTGCCGGTACGCAAACCTAAAAAGGCGCAAAAAGAAAAACAGGCCATCATGCTGCTGGTGCAGGATGGTCCAGAAGTCTTGCTGGAGCGCAGGCCACCCACCGGCATCTGGGGTGGTTTGCTGTCGCTGCCAGAGCTGGCAGGCATGCAAGAATATAGCGGCGAGGATGATGCCTTTTCTGTCGATGCGCAAATGGCGACTGTGCGTGAGCGCGCCAGCCGTTTTGGTGACATCGCCAGCTTTCAGGTCTTGCCGGTTTTTGCCCATGTATTCACTCACTTCAAATTACATATCCTGCCAGTGCATGTACAACTCAAAAAACGTCACCTGCAAGTTGCAGAGGGCGAGCATGGCTGGCATCCGCTGAGTGAAGCAGTGCAACTGGGTTTGCCTGCACCTATCAAGACTTTGCTGACTAATCTTGGCACGCAAACTCAACTGCCATTTACTGATTGAGTAATTCCGCTTAGACTCCTGAAGTTGCTATTCAAGTAAGCAGTTTCAGGAGACCACTTTGAACAAAAGATTCATGCAGAGGCTCATGTCTGGCCTGGCGCTATGCAGTGCGGTGACTGCACATGCCAATGCCGCAGCCACTACTTCACCCACCAAGGCTTGCCGCCTGCCAGAATTTCCGCAAGAAGTGCAATGCGGTCAGGTGCAAAGACCCTTGAACCCGGCGCAACCGCAAGGCAAGCAGATCGATATCCACTATGTTGTGATCCCTTCGCAGGACAGGAATAAATTGCCGGATGCCGTCTTCCTGCTTGCTGGTGGCCC
This is a stretch of genomic DNA from Undibacterium sp. KW1. It encodes these proteins:
- the ggt gene encoding gamma-glutamyltransferase, whose product is MPSPSSRKLYLSVLVPLCFAVVSPASQAQLAAGIKYDTSYPIISPVYAQSGMVATEQALASQVGLDILKRGGNAVDAAVAVGFALAVVLPNAGNIGGGGFMIIHDSKSGKDVALDFRELAPEKASRDMYLDAKGNVISGKSLYSHLAVGIPGTVAGMDLALRKYGSMKWKDVIAPAIRLAEQGFEISPHLAELIDSSKNQLGKWSASRAIFFKDGKPMLAGERLLQKDLAQSLRLIAEQGPAAFYEGVVAKKIVAEMQQHEGLISASDLKNYKAVERIPVRGNYRGYEVVSMPPPSSGGVHIIQMLNMLEHYPLKEQGANSAQTLHQLSEVMKLAYADRSEFLGDPDYYKVPLKGLTSRAYADELVKKIQPDRATPSAEIKPGKPLPYESDQTTHYSVADKFGNIVATTYTLNLNFGSGIVATGTGIVLNNEMDDFSVKAGVPNAFGLLGGDANAVQGWKRPLSSMSPTIVLKDGKPFLVTGSPGGSRIITTTLQTILNVIDHDMNVAEATISPRIHQQWMPDQLRFEKGISMDTLRLLEQKGQVLRPAATLGKTQTIQIVPQGFAGYSDPRNPDGAALGF
- a CDS encoding 50S ribosomal protein L25/general stress protein Ctc, whose protein sequence is MKVIAFARKEQGTGASRRLRNAGQTPGIIYGGTEAPVSITLDHNALYHALKKEAFHSSILDLEVDGKSEKVLLRDFQVHAYKQLVLHADFQRVDPNQKIHVKVPLHFVNADVSPAVKLSSAVISHVAVELDVSCLPADLPEFVEVDLSKLEAGQSIHVSQLTLPKGVTAVVHGGDATVAIAVVPAGATSAEAEAK
- a CDS encoding ribose-phosphate pyrophosphokinase, whose product is MANARANDNMMVFTGNANPALAAGVAKQLGIPLGKADVSKFSDGEVMVEINENVRGKDVFVLQSTCAPTNDNLMEIMLMVDALKRASAGRITAAIPYFGYARQDRRPRSARVAISAKVVANMLEEAGVDRVLIMDLHADQIQGFFDIPVDNIYASPILLGDLVAKNYEDLLVVSPDVGGVVRARALAKRLGCDLAIIDKRRPKANVSEVMNIIGEVEGRNCVIMDDMVDTAGTLTKAAEVLKERGAKKVLAYCTHPVLSGPAIQRISQSPLDELVVTDTIPLTEAARACSKIRQLSCDSLLAETFRRITKGESVISLFTD
- the ispE gene encoding 4-(cytidine 5'-diphospho)-2-C-methyl-D-erythritol kinase, translated to MRLDNCPAPAKLNLFLHVTGRRADGYHLLQTAFQLIDRCDYLDVEVRADGQICRTNEIEGVPADSDLIVRAARLLQSHTGSKLGANLTLRKNLPMGGGLGGGSSDAATTLLALNHLWQTGVQRDELTKLALQLGADVPFFLFGTNAFAEGVGEELQVLHTPDVWFVVLEPGVQVPTPAIFSAKELTRGTNPVRIADFSSDAKHNWKNDLQTVACALFPQVDAAIQWLSQYGDAKMTGSGACVFCAFADETAADTVLKQVPDRWTSWKAKALSSHPMAQKLGSKNIWLEASLTLK
- the lolB gene encoding lipoprotein insertase outer membrane protein LolB; this encodes MPSNTRFSLLASALFCTLFSTGCASLNSQTQAPAATVVSTATASTRQYQQQIQISGKISIQYQQADKPQSLPGGFEWEQDAQGIRITLLSQLDQIMARITQNAQGATLELNGKAPRTASDLDQLLQDTLGWSLPVAGLRDWLQGFVAIDGKQLVAVKAEDQTVNTQGWKLRYVSWHEQPSFPKRIDLQRYTEQAGDVSIRIVVNEWK
- a CDS encoding lipopolysaccharide assembly protein LapB — encoded protein: MSATTLWRPAALLLSAALISGCASVGKQGTAAEDTHHVSDAAQAALSAEKTLNGVASAPVYEDPLPEVKLTEELFYKIVTAEIAFQRGSWQSAYVILYSVAEQTRDPRIAKRAAEIALAAKQSGEALQAVRLWRELAPNSNEATQYYLGFMVMNNNLAEIQSVYTEKLKSSDPKQLGVMMLQVQRLLSRARDKNGAYNTLTTLLQPYKDSPDAHMALAQGAYVKGDNKLAVSEAQQVLKARPDSQLAVLTVAQASSQEDAAKALSAFLVKNPSARDVRLAYASILIDLKQLDQANREFEIIARDKPDDISAIYTLGVLAMERNQPQKAEAYFLRYLQSLEGKTGEERDPTTALVNLSRIAAERKDYKAAQDWLAQVDSYDGRNPAWFNVQIRRGFLLAKEGRLLEARAFIQQIKTSNETEQIQLIQTEAQLLRDANLPDQARAVLEQGIKQTPNNPDLLYDFAMLAESQKDISSMEASLRKVIELAPTSQHAYNALGYSFADRNVQLDEANTLIEKANQLAPDDPFILDSLGWVKFRLAKYDEAEQALRRAYQMRPDAEIGVHLGEVLWTMGQKDDAKKIWRDALKKDPENQTLKSTLERLKVKP
- the mutM gene encoding bifunctional DNA-formamidopyrimidine glycosylase/DNA-(apurinic or apyrimidinic site) lyase — protein: MPELPEVEVTRRGVEPHLTGKQVTDVIMRRAGLRWPFPTNLPALLMGRRILATGRRGKYLLLHFEHGTLLIHLGMSGHLRVLDKNLPPAKHDHIDIVVGEFALRMTDPRRFGAVLWHDAADGDLEEHLLIRQLGVEPLEAGFNPELLYKLTRNRSAPIKQVLLAGDIVVGVGNIYASESLFRAGINPKTQAGRISLKRYTLLEAAIRATLAAAIEAGGSTLKDFMGVDGQSGYFQQSYFVYDRTGEPCRVCGEAVRQIKQGQRSSFYCAKCQK